GGCACGGTTTCGCCCGGGCTGATCCAGCCGAGGTCACCGCCCTGCGAGGCCGAGCCGTCCTGCGAGTAAGTGCGCGCGAACTTGGCGAAGTCGCCGCCCGCCGCGAGCTCCTGGCGGATTTCGAGCAGCTTCTGGCGCGCCTGGGGCTCGGACATGCCGTCGCCCACACGCAGCAGGATGTGGCGCACGTGCGTTTGCACGAGCTTCGGCGCGTCGCCGGCGGTGCCCTGACCCTGGCGGCGCTCCACGAGGCGGACGATTTCGAAGCCGTCGCTGGTGCGGATCACCGAGGGGTTCACTTCGCCCGGACGCAGCGTGGAAGCGGCGGTCACGAACTCGGGTGGCAGCTTCGACTGCGGCAGGAAACCCATGTCGCCGCCCTTGCCTGCATCGCTCGCTTGCGAATTCGACTTCGCGAGGCTCTCGAACTTGCTACCCGACTGGGCTTCCTTGAGCAGCGCATTGGCCTTCGCCTGCGCGGCTTCGATGTCGGTTTCCGAGGCGTTCAGCGGCGCCTTGATAAAGATGTGCTGGAAGTGCAAATCGTTCGACTGGCCCGCATTCGGTCCGCGCTGGCTCGCGATGTAGTTCGCGACCTCGGCGTCGGACACCGTGACCTTGCTGTCCACTTCCTTCTCGCGCAGCTTCGAAAGCGTGAGTTCGGTGCGCGCGTCCTTCATGAACGTGGTCCAGGGCACGCCTGCTGCCTCGATGCGCGCGCGATAGGTGGCGAGATCCATGCCGTTGGCCTGGGCGAGACGCTCGAGCGTGCGTTGCACGGCCGCGTCGTCGACGGTGATGCCGTCTTCCTTGGCCTTCTGGAGCTGGATGCGCTCGAGCACCATCTGGTTGAGCACCTGCGCGCGCAACTGGTCCTCAGGCGGAACCGGCGCATTTTGCTGCTGCAGCCGGTGAGCGATCATTTCGGCGCGGCTGTCGAGCTCGCGCTGTGTGATCACGCCGTCATTGACGACTGCGGCGATCGTGTCGACCGTCTGGCCGTTGCCAGCCGCCGGGAGACCTTGAGCTTGCGCCGGCGCGGCCGGCAACACGCCTGCGACGGCGAAGAGACTCGCAGCGTACGCTGCCAGGCGAAGCTTTTTCATGATTCCCACAGATACTCCAATGTTGGCGGGCACGCTTCGCCCGTCTCTATGCAACCGACACCGCGTTGCTCCGAGGCGCCTTGCGCAAGCAATGCGCTCCGGATCACGCGTTATTGATAATCAGTGAAGCGCGAATCCGGTGGCGACTGGGCCGGCAGCTGCGTGTACCCCGGCACTGCCGTCTTGAACGCGGCCACCAACCCGTTGTCGACGTTCGACAGTCCCTTGAGCGTAAGCTGCGCGAGAAACCGCGTTGACGAATTCGGCGTGCCCGATGTATTGAGCCCGTTCGCGTAACGCTGCAGGCCGACCCCGAGCACCCAGCAGTCGGCGTCGTACTGCATGCCGACCAGGCCGTCGACGATCCGATGGCCGTTCAGATCGTAGTTGAAGCGGCCTACGGCGTACACCCGGTGCGAGAACGGCCATTGAGCCGAGACCAGAATCTGATTGATCGGCTGGAAATCCAGCGTGGTGTTCGCGCGCGTGTAGCGGTAGGCCACGTTCAGCACGCGGCTCGTTCCCGGGCTGTACCCGAAACCGATGCTTGCCTTCGTGAGCTGGTTGTTGTCGGCATTATATTGGAACGCCGTTTCCGAAGCGAAACCAGCCCCGATTTTCAGCGCGGCGCCTGCAATCAGGTCCGAATGCGTTGCCTGGCTCGTAGTTTCGCTGGAATTGAGCGTGACGCGCTGATCCTGGAAGTAGTACTGCTGCGCGATCACGAAGCGCGCGCGCTCGTCGCCCGAAGCCGGGTCGATGAAGCGCGTGGTGAGCGCGGCCGTAATGCGGTTCGCGTCGGCAATCCGGTCGTTACCGACGAAGGTGTTCGGCGTGAAGATTTCCGCGAGGCCGAAGTCCGACTCGGCGGTATCGAAAAGGGGCGCGAACTGCTGGTTGCGATACGGCGTGTACACGTAGTACAGGCGCGGTTCCAGCGTCTGGATGTAATCCTGACCGAACAGGTGGACCGAGCGGTCGAACACGAGGCCCGTGTCGAAGCTGAAGGTCGGGATCGATTCGGTGAAGCTCTTCGGCGTGCCGACGGGCGAACCGAAGGTCGTGCCCGCCGGGCCGATGTTGCTCAGGTTGTACGACGCGAAGTGCCACTGAACCTTCGGCGTGACGAAGTAACCCGGCCCCATCAAGGAATACGACAGGTACGGATTGAAGACGACGCGGTCGCCTTCGGTCGCGTTGTCTTCCGAGATGCGGAAGCGCGAATAGTCGGCTTCCATGCCGTAGTCGAAGCCGCCGACGTTGTACTTCGCGTACTTCACGTTCAACTGCGGCTCGCGGCCATACGGCGGCGTCGACGACTCGACGGCCTGCCAGTGCTGGTAGCGGCCGAGCA
The Paraburkholderia acidiphila genome window above contains:
- a CDS encoding peptidylprolyl isomerase, encoding MGIMKKLRLAAYAASLFAVAGVLPAAPAQAQGLPAAGNGQTVDTIAAVVNDGVITQRELDSRAEMIAHRLQQQNAPVPPEDQLRAQVLNQMVLERIQLQKAKEDGITVDDAAVQRTLERLAQANGMDLATYRARIEAAGVPWTTFMKDARTELTLSKLREKEVDSKVTVSDAEVANYIASQRGPNAGQSNDLHFQHIFIKAPLNASETDIEAAQAKANALLKEAQSGSKFESLAKSNSQASDAGKGGDMGFLPQSKLPPEFVTAASTLRPGEVNPSVIRTSDGFEIVRLVERRQGQGTAGDAPKLVQTHVRHILLRVGDGMSEPQARQKLLEIRQELAAGGDFAKFARTYSQDGSASQGGDLGWISPGETVPEFERAMNTLQDGQLSEPVRTEYGYHLIQVLGRRDAEGSIAQQMELARQAIGQRKAEQAYADWLRQLRDSAYVSYKIAGMTPPHN
- a CDS encoding LPS-assembly protein LptD, with amino-acid sequence MPPRQFFQTISLSDDGVPGKRRLIAALLAVPGLVPALAHAQLAGAAAQPQQLDGPWSLRLAPQLEDHPNASGQHPATFVLGDSTTGTVDTDLAVRGAAELRQGTNLVKGDALHYDQDTDMANAYGNVVVVQNGTTFTGPEAHLKVEANEGFMPAPKYHFTLTGGSGSAARADLLDSERSVLTTGTYTACHCSTNPAWYIKGSEFDFDTGSDEGVAHNAVLFFQDVPIFASPWLSFPLSGDRRSGILPPTFSVSSTNGYEISLPYYFNIAPNRDFTFTPEIISKRGVFLQGNYRYLSTNYSGSITGTFLPDDAITKTNRYALFIQHNQNFGNGFGGYVYYNKVSDNTYPSDLSSPANQFLNGTQTLYQQEAGLTYNNGPWSVLGRYQHWQAVESSTPPYGREPQLNVKYAKYNVGGFDYGMEADYSRFRISEDNATEGDRVVFNPYLSYSLMGPGYFVTPKVQWHFASYNLSNIGPAGTTFGSPVGTPKSFTESIPTFSFDTGLVFDRSVHLFGQDYIQTLEPRLYYVYTPYRNQQFAPLFDTAESDFGLAEIFTPNTFVGNDRIADANRITAALTTRFIDPASGDERARFVIAQQYYFQDQRVTLNSSETTSQATHSDLIAGAALKIGAGFASETAFQYNADNNQLTKASIGFGYSPGTSRVLNVAYRYTRANTTLDFQPINQILVSAQWPFSHRVYAVGRFNYDLNGHRIVDGLVGMQYDADCWVLGVGLQRYANGLNTSGTPNSSTRFLAQLTLKGLSNVDNGLVAAFKTAVPGYTQLPAQSPPDSRFTDYQ